In Erigeron canadensis isolate Cc75 chromosome 6, C_canadensis_v1, whole genome shotgun sequence, the following are encoded in one genomic region:
- the LOC122606027 gene encoding U-box domain-containing protein 15-like, with product MEEENVLSNSRVVRDLAEELIGIIDAAKTTGEFRLTQKKECQTLARHLRHCLPLLEELRDLDAHIPDFCISCLRKLKKAFILAKKLLKTCHAGSKLYLVLEAEAMVTRFHTVYDKMIQAMDGFPYKEIGISEEVNEQIELMCMQLKRAQQRTDSQDMELTNDIMEVLYFDTDRITECESIKKLANKLSLNALDELRVETGAIRKLVKERRGQNAEGTQKIIDLLDRFKRLAGIEQVNVLDDPVPCNRSLKKCTSIAIPFEFLCPITLEIMRDPVIIATGQSYQRESIQQWLDSGHRTCPKTGLPLTHTALAPNVALHNLILQWCKDNNYQIPKKEPPPPPKKAPSEKVSTLIQNLSSNQLDEQRKAVTKIRVLSRESPENRTLIAEKGGISPLVQLLSYPDSKIQEHAVTALLNLSIDDEIKKQVSNEEPIPAIIEILHSGTIGAKENSAAALFSLSILDENKTLIGSSNGIPPLVDLLTEGTIRGKKDAATALFNLTLSPANKAKAIEAGAIKPLLKILEDERLDMVDEALSVLLLLAEHSDGRKELGQLSSIETLVKIIREGTPKNKECAAAVLLKLCTNNNNHLVVALQYGVYEHVADVSRNGTTRGKKKATALLQLMSKSGQIPSYNSVS from the exons ATGGAAGAAGAAAACGTGTTGTCAAATTCAAGAGTTGTTAGAGATTTGGCAGAGGAATTGATTGGTATCATCGACGCTGCTAAAACGACGGGAGAGTTTAGATTGACACAGAAGAAAGAATGCCAAACGCTAGCGAGGCATTTAAGACATTGTTTGCCGTTGTTGGAAGAGCTTCGAGATCTTGATGCACATATTCCTGATTTTTGTATCTCATGCctaagaaaattgaaaaaagcTTTTATTCTCGCGAAAAAATTGTTAAAGACTTGTCATGCTGGAAGCAAACTTTATTTG GTATTGGAGGCAGAGGCAATGGTGACCAGATTCCATACAGTTTATGATAAAATGATTCAAGCAATGGATGGATTTCCATACAAAGAAATTGGAATTTCTGAAGAAGTTAATGAACAG ATAGAGTTGATGTGTATGCAACTGAAAAGAGCCCAACAGAGAACAGACAGTCAAGATATGGAGCTTACTAATGATATAATGGAAGTTTTGTATTTTGACACGGACCGAATTACAGAATGTGAAAGTATTAAAAAGCTAGCGAACAAGCTATCGTTAAATGCCCTTGACGAATTAAGAGTTGAAACTGGGGCTATAAGGAAACTTGTGAAAGAAAGAAGAGGACAAAATGCAGAAGGAACTCAAAAGATCATAGATCTGCTTGATAGATTTAAAAGGTTAGCAGGAATTGAGCAGGTcaatgttcttgatgatcctGTTCCGTGCAACAGATCTTTGAAAAAATGTACTTCCATAGCCATCCCTTTTGAATTCTTGTGTCCAATTACACTAGAAATAATGAGGGATCCGGTGATTATCGCGACTGGTCAG AGCTATCAGAGGGAAAGCATACAACAATGGTTAGATTCTGGCCACCGAACCTGCCCCAAAACTGGACTACCTTTAACACACACCGCATTAGCACCAAACGTGGCACTGCACAACTTGATTTTACAATGGTGCAAGGACAACAACTACCAAATTCCTAAAAAGGAGCCACCCCCGCCACCTAAAAAAGCACCAAGCGAGAAAGTTTCAACCTTGATtcaaaacttatcttctaaccAACTAGACGAACAACGAAAAGCTGTCACCAAGATTCGTGTGCTTTCACGAGAAAGTCCAGAAAACAGAACATTGATAGCAGAAAAAGGAGGGATTTCACCACTTGTACAACTCCTTTCATACCCAGATTCCAAAATTCAGGAACATGCAGTAACAGCCCTTTTAAATCTATCAATTGATGACGAAATCAAGAAACAAGTCTCTAACGAAGAACCAATTCCAGCTATTATAGAAATATTGCATAGTGGAACTATTGGGGCTAAAGAAAACTCAGCTGCAGCATTGTTTAGTTTATCAATACTTGATGAAAACAAAACTTTAATCGGGTCATCAAATGGGATCCCACCGTTGGTTGATTTATTAACAGAAGGAACGATTAGAGGCAAAAAAGATGCAGCCACAGCCTTGTTCAACTTAACACTTTCACCAGCAAATAAAGCTAAGGCTATAGAAGCTGGTGCCATCAAACCTTTACTAAAGATCCTTGAAGACGAGCGGTTAGATATGGTTGATGAGGCTCTCTCGGTTTTGCTACTACTTGCAGAACACTCGGATGGAAGGAAAGAACTTGGCCAACTTTCTTCCATTGAAACTTTGGTTAAGATTATTAGAGAAGGGACACCGAAGAATAAAGAATGTGCAGCAGCCGTCCTTCTTAAGCTTTGTACGAATAACAATAACCACTTGGTGGTTGCACTTCAGTATGGTGTATATGAGCATGTGGCAGATGTTTCCAGGAATGGAACTACAAGAGGAAAAAAGAAGGCAACTGCTCTTTTGCAGCTTATGAGTAAAAGTGGACAGATTCCTAGCTACAACAGTGTAAGTTGA
- the LOC122605295 gene encoding G2/mitotic-specific cyclin-2-like — protein MAGSKVKFSDVIHPTRTTSGVAGERGLKAAAGGKLGGLGMGQNRRVLGEINKNIVRAPGEYSYLSNGGYIGNNPISSKKPLVPVRRPVTRTVSAQIASKPSRPLPEGKKPKIEVIIDEPEDCSIIDVEDDFNAPMFVQHTEAMLEEIDRMDEDIYEETHLDIDDADRDDPLSVVEYIEDIYAHYRKQEISSCVSPMYISQQQYDITDRMRSILIDWLIEVHYKFELMEETLYLTVNLIDRFLEREAVSRKELQLVGVTAMLLACKYEEISVPVVDDFIVISDKAYTRTEVLDMEKLIVNTLQFNLSVPTPYVFIKRFLKAAKSHKELELLSFYFIDMCLVEYEMLKFPPSLLAAAAVFTAECTLSRSRQWTKTSELHSTYTEHNLWECSKMMVGLHQKSGSGKFLSVYKKYDTSKYGRVSQIKPANFMLEPRFWD, from the exons ATGGCTGGATCAAAAGTAAAGTTTTCGGATGTAATTCACCCTACAAGAACCACATCTG GAGTAGCAGGAGAAAGAGGATTAAAGGCAGCAGCAGGCGGAAAATTAGGAGGTTTGGGCATGGGGCAAAACCGAAGAGTATTGGGGGAAATCAACAAGAATATCGTCAGAGCTCCGGGAGAGTATAGTTATCTGAGTAATGGTGGATACATAGG aaacAATCCAATCTCTAGTAAGAAACCACTGGTTCCAGTTCGACGACCAGTTACTAG GACTGTTAGTGCACAGATTGCAAGCAAACCATCCAGGCCTTTACCAGAG ggAAAGAAGCCAAAAATTGAAGTAATCATTGATGAGCCTGAAGACTGCAGCATCATTGATGTTGAAGATGACTTCAATGCACCAATGTTTGTGCAGCATACTGAGGCAATGCTGGAAGAAATCGACAGGATG GATGAGGACATATATGAAGAAACACATTTGGACATTGACGATGCTGACAGGGATGATCCGCTTTCAGTAGTGGAGTATATTGAGGACATTTATGCACATTACAGGAAACAAGAG ATATCAAGCTGCGTTTCACCTATGTATATCTCACAACAACAGTATGACATAACCGACAGGATGAGAAGCATTCTAATCGACTGGCTGATTGAG GTGCATTACAAGTTTGAGCTGATGGAAGAAACCCTATACCTAACGGTCAACCTGATTGACCGGTTCTTGGAGCGTGAGGCTGTATCACGGAAGGAACTGCAGCTTGTGGGAGTGACAGCCATGCTTTTAGCATGCAAGTATGAAGAAATCTCTGTCCCTGTTGTTGACGATTTTATAGTGATCTCGGACAAAGCTTACACAAGAACAGAAGTTCTTGATATG GAAAAGTTAATAGTGAATACCCTTCAGTTCAATCTATCGGTTCCAACTCCCTACGTGTTTATCAAGAGGTTTCTCAAAGCTGCAAAGTCTCATAAGGAG CTTGAGCTGTTATCATTCTACTTTATCGATATGTGCCTGGTGGAGTATGAAATGCTGAAGTTCCCACCTTCACTACTAGCAGCAGCTGCTGTTTTCACCGCAGAATGTACTCTCAGCAGATCAAGACAATGGACTAAAACAAGTGAACTTCATTCCACCTACACTGAGCACAATTTATG GGAATGCTCTAAGATGATGGTTGGTTTGCACCAGAAATCAGGAAGCGGGAAATTTCTATCTGTGTACAAGAAGTATGACACATCCAAGTATGGCCGTGTATCTCAGATCAAGCCTGCCAACTTCATGTTGGAGCCAAGGTTTTGggattga
- the LOC122605721 gene encoding 50S ribosomal protein HLP, mitochondrial, with product MATSSVSNLRHVGHSLLRGLSSYSSGMIRSPQDTMCNSFLTQQIRTFIQMRSNLKVVDNSGAKRVMCIQACKGKKGARLGDMIVASVKEAQPGGKVKKGQVVYGVVVRAAMQKGRCDGSEVKFDDNAVVLVNKQGEPIGTRVFGPVPHELRKKKHVKILSLAQHIA from the exons ATGGCAACGAGTTCTGTGTCTAATTTACGTCATG TTGGTCATTCGCTGCTTCGGGGCCTCAGCAGTTACTCGTCAGGGATGATAAGATCACCACAGGATACTATGTGCAATAGTTTCTTGACTCAG CAAATAAGGACTTTTATCCAAATGAGATCTAATCTGAAAGTGGTAGACAACTCCGGGGCAAAGCGAGTTATGTGTATACAAGCTTGTAAGGGAAAGAAAGGAGCGAGATTAGGGGATATGATAGTTGCATCTGTGAAGGAGGCCCAACCAGGTGGAAAAGTAAAGAAAGGGCAGGTGGTATATGGTGTAGTTGTCCGTGCTGCCATGCAGAAGGGCCGTTGTGATGGAAGCGAGGTCAAGTTTGATGATAATGCCGTTGTGCTCGTCAACAAGCAAGgtgaaccaattggaaccagggTCTTTGGCCCGGTTCCACATGAGCTAAGGAAGAAAAAGCATGTCAAGATACTCAGTCTTGCACAGCATATTGCTTAA